In one window of Bos mutus isolate GX-2022 chromosome 13, NWIPB_WYAK_1.1, whole genome shotgun sequence DNA:
- the BPIFB3 gene encoding BPI fold-containing family B member 3: MLGMWSPLLLWGLVTPCQGLLETVGTLARIDKDELGKAIQNSLVGGPILQNVLGTVTSVNQGLLGSGGLLGGGGLLSYGGVFGVVEELSGLKVEEVTLPKVSVKLLPGFGVQLNLHTKVGLHGSGPLGSVLQLAAEVNVSSRVALGVSARGTPILILKRCSTLLGHISLLTGLLPAPLFGVVEQTLFKVLPELLCPVVDSVLSVVNELLGAVLGLVPLGALGSVEFTLATLPLISNQYIELDVNPIVKSVAGDVIDFPKPRNPVKVPPKEDHTSQVTVPLFLFNTVFGLLQTSGALDLDITSELVPSNVPLTTTDLAALVPEALRKLPPGQQLLLSLRVKEAPTVTLQNHKATVSIPTTIHVLSYFPQGAHEALFQLNGVMTLNAQLAPSATKLHISLSLERLSVQLVSSSAHTFDASRLEEWLSSVVRLAYVPKLNVNLDVGIPLPKVLNVNFTNAALAIIENAVVLTVPS, encoded by the exons ATGTTGGGCATGTGGTCCCCGCTTCTCCTCTGGGGTCTGGTGACTCCGTGCCAGGGGCTGCTTGAGACGGTGGGCACCCTCGCTAGGATCGACAAGGACGAACTCGGCAAAG CCATCCAGAACTCGCTGGTCGGTGGGCCCATTCTACAGAACGTGCTGGGAACAGTCACGTCtgtgaaccagggcctcctgggcTCCGGGGGCCTGCTTGGAGGAGGTGGCTTGCTGAGCTACGGAGGGGTTTTTGGCGTTGTTGAGGAGCTTTCTGG GCTGAAGGTGGAGGAAGTCACACTGCCAAAGGTGTCTGTGAAGCTGCTGCCAGGGTTTGGGGTGCAGCTGAACCTGCACACCAAGGTGGGCCTGCACGGCTCTGG CCCCCTCGGGAGCGTCCTGCAGCTGGCCGCCGAGGTGAACGTGTCGTCGCGGGTGGCGCTGGGCGTGAGCGCGCGGGGTACGCCCATCCTTATCCTCAAGCGCTGCAGCACGCTCCTGGGACACATCAGCCTGCTCACTGG GTTGCTACCTGCACCACTCTTTGGGGTCGTGGAACAGACACTCTTCAAGGTGCTGCCAGAATTG CTGTGCCCCGTGGTGGACAGTGTGCTGAGCGTGGTGAATGAGCTCCTGGGGGCCGTGCTGG GCCTGGTGCCCCTCGGGGCTCTTGGGTCTGTGGAATTCACTCTGGCCACACTGCCTCTCATCTCCAACCAGTACATAGAGCTGGATGTCAAT CCCATCGTGAAGAGCGTAGCTGGTGACGTCATTGACTTCCCCAAGCCCCGCAACCCCGTCAAGGTGCCGCCCAAGGAGGACCACACATCCCAGGTGACCGTGCCTCTGTTCCTCTTTAACACCGTGTTTGGGCTCCTTCAGACCAGTGGTGCCCTTGACCTGGACATCACCTCCGAGCTG GTTCCCAGCAATGTCCCACTGACAACTACAGATCTGGCAGCTTTGGTCCCTGAG GCCCTGCGGAAGCTGCCTCCAGGCCAGCAGCTCCTGCTCTCCTTGCGGGTGAAGGAAGCGCCCACAGTCACGCTTCAGAACCACAAGGCCACGGTCTCCATCCCAACTACCATCCATGTGCTGTCCTACTTCCCTCAGGGGGCCCATGAAGCCTTGTTCCAGCTGAATGGG GTGATGACTTTAAATGCCCAGCTGGCTCCCTCGGCTACCAAGCTGCACATCTCGCTATCCCTGGAACG GCTCAGCGTCCAGCTGGTGTCCTCCTCTGCCCATACCTTCGAT GCATCCCGTTTAGAAGAATGGCTCAGCAGTGTGGTCCGGCTAGCTTACGTGCCAAAGCTCAATG TGAACCTAGATGTTGGGATCCCCCTGCCTAAGGTTCTCAATGTCAATTTTACCAATGCGGCCCTGGCAATCATAGAG AATGCCGTGGTGCTGACCGTGCCATCCTGA
- the BPIFB6 gene encoding BPI fold-containing family B member 6: protein MLWILCLALCSLLTPTRADPGALLRLGMDVLNREVQNAMDESHILEKMAAEAGQNHPGMKPIKGITDLKVKDVLVPVITMNFMPGVGIFQCVSTGMTITGKSFMGGNMEIIVVLNITATNWLLQDEETGLPMFKSEGCEVILVSVKTNLPSNMLPKMVNKFLDSTLHKVLPGLMCPAIDAVLVYVNKKWASLNAPMPVGQMGTVQYVLTSVPTTTPSYIQVDFSPVVQQQKGNTIQLADAGGAEFPEDYAEGSSQLLLSAAFLTAELALLQKSFNVKVKDTMIGELPPQTTVTLAGFIPKVAEAYPKPKPLVTQIRINKPPKVTMKTGKSLLHLHGTLEMFAARRRDKPPVSLFVLETHFNLKIQYSVHEDRLQMTTSLDRLLSMSRKSSSIGPFKEKKLTGFITDFLQEAYIPVINDVLQVGFPLPDLLDMNYNLAELDVTENALVLNLKLD, encoded by the exons ATGCTGTGGATCCTGTGTCTGGCGCTCTGCAGCCTGCTGACTCCCACGCGAGCAGACCCTGGGGCACTGCTGCGGCTGGGCATGGACGTCCTGAATCGCG AGGTCCAGAATGCCATGGATGAGAGTCATATCCTGGAGAAGATGGCAGCTGAGGCAGGCCAAAATCACCCAGGGATGAAGCCTATCAAGGGCATCACTGA TCTGAAAGTGAAGGATGTGCTGGTGCCTGTCATCACAATGAACTTCATGCCCGGGGTGGGCATCTTCCAGTGTGTGTCCACGGGCATGACCATCACCGGCAAAAG CTTCATGGGTGGGAACATGGAGATCATCGTGGTCCTGAACATCACAGCCACCAACTGGCTTCTGCAGGACGAGGAGACGGGCCTCCCCATGTTCAAGAGCGAGGGCTGTGAGGTCATCCTGGTCAGCGTGAAGACAAACCTGCCTAGCAA CATGCTGCCCAAAATGGTCAACAAGTTCCTGGACAGCACCCTACACAAAGTTCTTCCTGGTCTG ATGTGCCCTGCCATTGATGCAGTCCTGGTGTATGTGAACAAGAAGTGGGCCAGCCTGAACG CCCCCATGCCTGTGGGCCAGATGGGCACTGTCCAATATGTCCTGACGTCCGTACCGACCACAACACCCAGCTACATTCAAGTGGACTTCAGT CCTGTGGTGCAGCAGCAAAAGGGCAACACCATCCAGCTTGCGGATGCCGGAGGGGCTGAGTTCCCTGAGGACTATGCTGAAGGCTCCTCACAGCTGCTGCTCTCGGCCGCCTTCCTCACAGCAGAGCTTGCTCTTCTGCAGAAGTCCTTTAATGTAAAAGTCAAGGATACGATG ATCGGTGAGCTGCCCCCCCAAACCACTGTGACACTGGCTGGCTTCATCCCTAAA GTGGCTGAAGCCTATCCCAAGCCGAAACCCCTGGTGACCCAGATCAGGATAAACAAGCCCCCCAAGGTCACCATGAAGACAGGCAAGAGCCTGCTGCACCTCCACGGCACCCTGGAGATGTTTGCTGCACGGCGGCGGGACAAGCCGCCTGTATCCCTCTTTGTCCTGGAAACT CACTTCAACCTGAAAATCCAGTACTCAGTTCATGAAGACCGGCTGCAGATGACCACCTCTCTGGACAG ATTACTGAGCATGTCCCGGAAGTCCTCATCGATTGGCCCCTTCAAG GAGAAGAAATTGACTGGCTTCATCACTGATTTTCTCCAAGAAGCCTACATCCCAGTCATCAATG ATGTACTCCAAGTCGGGTTCCCACTGCCTGACCTTCTGGACATGAACTACAACCTGGCAGAGCTGGATGTAACTGAG aATGCCCTGGTGCTGAACTTGAAGCTGGACTGA